The following are encoded together in the Ovis aries strain OAR_USU_Benz2616 breed Rambouillet chromosome 15, ARS-UI_Ramb_v3.0, whole genome shotgun sequence genome:
- the LOC101114552 gene encoding leucine-rich repeat-containing protein 28-like, translated as MPDGLCSAMASELCKTISVARLEKHKNLFLNYRNLQHFPLELLKDEGLQYLERLYMKRNSLTTLPENLAQKLPNLVELYLHSNNIVVVPEAIGSLVKLQCLDLSDNALEIVCPEIGRLRALRHLRLANNQLQFLPPEVGDLKELQTLDISTNRLLTLPERLHLCLSLQYLTVDRNRLWCVPRHLCQLPSLNELSMAGNRLAFLPLDLGRSRELQYVYVDNNIHLKGLPSFLYNKVIGRSGCGAPIQVSEVKLLSFSSGQLTVFLPAEVKAIGTEKDHVLPLQELAMRTLHHTYHASLKDLGFLSPVSLPRSLLELLHYPLGYCHRCSEPMFTIVYPKLFPLRETPMAGLHQGRTTVSFVAYCCSTQCLQTFDLLS; from the coding sequence ATGCCTGATGGATTATGTTCAGCCATGGCATCCGAACTTTGTAAGACGATCTCTGTGGCAAGGCTGGAAAAGCACAAGAATTTGTTCTTAAATTACAGGAATCTGCAGCATTTCCCATTGGAGTTACTGAAAGATGAGGGACTACAGTACTTGGAGAGACTCTACATGAAAAGGAACTCCCTTACAACCTTGCCAGAAAACCTTGCTCAGAAGCTTCCAAACCTTGTGGAACTGTATCTTCACTCAAATAACATAGTTGTGGTTCCGGAAGCCATTGGGTCCCTTGTAAAACTACAATGTTTGGATCTTAGTGACAATGCCTTAGAAATCGTTTGCCCAGAAATTGGTCGTCTGAGAGCTTTACGTCATCTTCGATTAGCTAATAACCAGCTGCAATTCCTACCTCCAGAGGTTGGCGATTTGAAGGAGCTGCAGACACTAGACATTTCTACCAATCGTTTGCTAACTTTACCCGAGAGGCTTCACCTGTGCCTTTCTCTGCAGTACCTCACTGTGGACCGAAATCGTCTATGGTGTGTGCCGCGCCACCTCTGCCAGCTGCCCAGCCTCAATGAGCTCTCCATGGCTGGAAACCGTCTTGCATTTTTGCCACTTGATTTAGGTCGATCTCGAGAACTTCAATATGTGTACGTGGATAACAACATTCATCTGAAAGGCTTGCCATCCTTTCTGTACAACAAAGTCATCGGGCGCAGTGGCTGTGGTGCTCCCATTCAAGTTTCTGAGGTGAAGTTGCTTTCCTTTTCATCGGGGCAGCTAACCGTTTTCCTCCCTGCTGAGGTGAAGGCCATAGGGACAGAGAAGGATCATGTCCTGCCTCTGCAGGAGCTGGCCATGAGGACTCTGCATCACACATACCACGCTTCTCTAAAAGATCTGGGCTTTCTGTCTCCAGTCTCGTTACCCAGAAGTCTCCTGGAGCTGCTGCACTACCCCCTGGGGTACTGTCACCGGTGCAGCGAGCCCATGTTTACGATTGTCTACCCCAAGCTCTTTCCCTTGAGAGAGACGCCAATGGCAGGGCTGCACCAGGGGAGGACAACTGTGAGTTTTGTGGCTTACTGTTGCTCCACCCAGTGTCTGCAGACTTTTGACCTACTGAGTTGA